From the Lathyrus oleraceus cultivar Zhongwan6 chromosome 4, CAAS_Psat_ZW6_1.0, whole genome shotgun sequence genome, one window contains:
- the LOC127075270 gene encoding amino acid transporter AVT1I — METQSQLHVSSNSNQHKEGTSFFKTCFNGLNTLAGMGMLSMPYAISQGGWISFMLLIILAVICWYTALLLGRCMHQQPLIKSYADIAEVAFGYKGRTFIATFLYLELFLILVELLILEGDNLAKLFPNMSFTMIGFKIGSKSAFVLITALIVLPTTWLRSLGALAYISFGGIVTSLILIGCIVWVGEVDGVGFHERGKLLNLGGLSTSMSLFAFCFSAHALMPTICNSMNDRNQYSKVMLVCFAASTVIYGTIAVLGYMMFGDNLKSQITLNLPTNTISTKIAIYTTVINPFTKYAIVITPIINAIEEKWHLCKKRPISILIRTTIVVISVVVALFVPLFGYIMAFIGAFLCVSISLLFPCLCYLKMHKAARRFGLELIIIVAILVIGTFIGIQGTYTSLVQIVKNVKL; from the exons ATGGAGACACAAAGCCAGCTCCATGTTTCATCAAATTCAAATCAGCACAAAGAAGGAACCTCTTTTTTCAAAACTTGTTTCAATGGACTCAACACCTTAGCAg GTATGGGAATGCTCTCAATGCCATATGCAATTTCACAAGGAGGTTGGATAAGTTTTATGCTTCTGATTATTTTGGCCGTGATATGTTGGTACACAGCTTTACTTCTAGGAAGATGCATGCACCAACAACCACTAATCAAATCCTATGCTGATATAGCTGAGGTTGCTTTTGGTTACAAAGGAAGAACTTTCATTGCAACTTTCTTATATCTAGAGCTTTTTTTAATTCTTGTGGAGCTTCTTATACTAGAAGGAGACAATTTGGCCAAATTGTTCCCAAATATGAGTTTCACAATGATAGGGTTCAAGATTGGAAGTAAAAGTGCTTTTGTGTTAATCACTGCTTTGATAGTATTGCCAACAACTTGGTTGAGAAGTTTAGGGGCTTTGGCTTATATATCTTTTGGAGGGATTGTAACTTCTTTGATTTTAATTGGTTGTATTGTGTGGGTGGGTGAAGTGGATGGTGTTGGGTTTCATGAAAGAGGAAAGTTACTGAATTTGGGAGGTTTGTCTACTTCTATGAGCCTTTTTGCTTTCTGTTTTTCTGCTCATGCATTGATGCCAACAATATGCAATTCTATGAATGATAGAAACCAGTACTCTAAG GTTATGCTGGTTTGCTTTGCTGCAAGTACTGTTATCTATGGAACCATTGCAGTATTAGGCTACATGATGTTTGGAGATAATTTGAAATCTCAAATCACATTAAATCTACCAACAAATACAATAAGTACAAAAATAGCAATATATACCACAGTAATTAATCCTTTCACTAAGTATGCTATTGTAATCACTCCAATAATCAATGCCATTGAGGAAAAATGGCATCTGTGTAAGAAAAGACCTATCAGCATTCTCATTAGAACCACCATTGTTGTCATCAGTGTGGTTGTGGCTCTTTTTGTTCCGTTGTTTGGATACATTATGGCATTTATTGGTGCTTTCTTGTGTGTGTCCATCTCATTATTGTTTCCTTGCCTATGCTACTTGAAGATGCACAAAGCTGCAAGGAGATTTGGGTTAGAATTGATCATAATTGTAGCAATTCTGGTCATTGGTACATTTATTGGAATACAGGGTACCTACACTTCACTTGTGCAAATAGTAAAAAATGTAAAGCTGTGA